In Nocardia asteroides, a single genomic region encodes these proteins:
- a CDS encoding toxin glutamine deamidase domain-containing protein — MGIEIPDSLEWVAKYILGAGDWPDGDETAMRRLSDAWNSMADTLDTVDDEAAAALNAALAAISEGETHTALAAYRDKLLAGDDAAFTAIAKYCRYQAELLYDGANDIEHTKLVIIGTMIVAAVEIGVALGTAWTGVGAAAGVAARVAAQVAVRIAIKQLIARMLTRGALKAAARAALHGAAFEALEEGGVDAIARTTQVGRGDRAMDEFGWSDLGLSTFAGAVGGAVGGGLGSDLDGLSDAATSKLGRFATDTATGTGTELAADLAAQTAAAAITGQDLQIGLDTFTSAGAGGIQSAVESSGHPEAPGTPDLSDSTPSTDTDSPDAPTSPAGTDSGPPAANEAPDTETGIPSDAETPPADLSTSPTSVEAAPDTAGSTAAPGIDTPTAAADTDTSPPRDAATTPADADITTSPANPDATPSLASDTSPHPVETHTSTAQDAAPSTPEPESSPPSTTAPVPPTPDPDTGPEPTRSPAPDATSLTADTPSDATPATAPISPADPTPASPVTPDNAAAPPPTPAPVTTGSPEPPSTSTSPPPAPPPSSAPTDIAAAHPVSIPTGDAAANSTPTTSSAPSSPASVDTTTAATSSPVTTSPSPPTTSTPASTNPSTGFSTAPPVAPSPAPAHQRTAAPTDTALTPASASNRPTPSGSTQRETTTDTTPTAAARIQSGPEQPADQQTPPAAPGTPTSRTPVDATPATTPSPVTNSSIPSPPGRPQSTPHALGVTPPVSSPTGPPSLPAPGTSPTPPPSPAPFGPANTEPGPPAATSPDPTRAFRESLRDLPAHDGRNPAIDVNRNPWSQRPPAYRIRRFDMGGGQWITVADIDAHITDAHLLSPAALQHAMERVQSTVDAVFNNGSRLLSGDQLLIDIRFTADTDTPGLGLSADRLAGTITNTLREHLGLFPADAYSPLSALELREISNDIARANTDSPVSNPSDTRVVDHHRLDNVESPDFQHDVEDSLRNGNGFDRFADPRTHPYGQLVNDGGPEVTGRSNNCLDCALSALSSFHGVPQVSAPRWADIIHADPHNPNYAEVDRRSGERGGLERASTWLGGPWLSYSGMPVPAQFDALHHYVDGLGPGSAALVTSWFPALDANGDVVLDSNGSPEIISGHATVVVYPAGADGPVWWDPQHGLTTDAPPGYLVDDAVAMECIPIDSNGGTSDAGAGTDTGTGHATDAPGLRPRPEILDSGEPAGLGLSGDPASGRGAPIGGGPGQRGDQQAHGSDHLAQQPAGQNDRGDVRHGDRSGQPGTGFPGLSETAPHSPDPAGRDREHDRVPGTSDRPRQPAEPGADSTSADHQATDPASAQRPPRSGSDLMGLRPGPSDGDLAAGRDLRAVAAPVTQHDLRNAGQARRAREQLRSGGPASDTATTLADPLTGRALPAHRSTEFGQPVLVVGMNVHVTGNNPVDVRQLHDRAQLTTDLAFNRGHRLPDGAWLMVDLVPVTDPAAADLHLNSDSPRTDPAAIETSLRAQLGLGPAEGQGLSTTDLARLGRQVGSTPMESPGTADRSAQTTPAFDPRRAPETDRPAPAPAPPMSAVPPAPPADRTPESDWGRPNPRRRSEPSRWRRWFGFGERRPRPRPVIVLQQDLPRPPTAPRPESRRAVIEPERPSEDAIDGTPFRASPPFEGRRMNSAFHGENEPGNPIWTSPPSAVRYLDAEERSRLRLTVRNGLLVDVDGNPFDTRAGSTHWGGQGRAIFVMDLDGNLYASNTHGRGLFHHSSFLAGGAVAAAGELRVVDGRLHLLTDSSGHYRPERGHTLQAISRLRALGIDMGAVAIEFEAPR; from the coding sequence GTGGGCATCGAGATCCCGGACTCCCTGGAGTGGGTCGCGAAGTACATCCTCGGCGCCGGCGACTGGCCCGACGGTGACGAAACCGCCATGCGCCGCCTCTCCGACGCCTGGAACTCGATGGCGGACACCCTCGACACCGTCGACGACGAGGCCGCCGCCGCGCTGAACGCCGCCCTGGCCGCCATCTCCGAGGGCGAGACCCACACCGCGCTCGCCGCCTACCGCGACAAACTCCTCGCAGGCGACGACGCCGCCTTCACCGCCATCGCGAAGTACTGCCGCTACCAGGCCGAACTCCTGTACGACGGCGCCAACGACATCGAGCACACCAAGCTCGTCATCATCGGCACCATGATCGTGGCCGCCGTCGAGATCGGCGTCGCGCTCGGCACCGCCTGGACCGGCGTCGGAGCCGCCGCGGGCGTCGCCGCCCGGGTCGCGGCCCAAGTCGCCGTCCGCATCGCGATCAAACAGCTCATCGCCCGCATGCTCACCCGCGGCGCACTGAAGGCCGCCGCCCGCGCCGCCCTCCACGGCGCCGCCTTCGAAGCGCTCGAGGAAGGCGGCGTCGACGCCATCGCCCGCACCACCCAGGTCGGCAGGGGCGACCGCGCGATGGACGAATTCGGCTGGTCCGACCTCGGCCTCTCCACTTTCGCCGGCGCCGTCGGGGGCGCGGTCGGCGGCGGCCTCGGCTCCGACCTCGACGGCCTCTCCGACGCCGCCACCAGCAAACTCGGCCGATTCGCCACCGACACCGCCACCGGAACCGGAACCGAACTCGCCGCCGATCTCGCCGCCCAGACGGCCGCGGCCGCCATCACCGGCCAGGATCTACAGATCGGGCTCGACACCTTCACCAGTGCCGGGGCGGGCGGGATCCAGTCGGCCGTCGAGTCGAGCGGGCATCCCGAAGCACCGGGCACCCCTGACCTCAGTGATTCCACCCCGTCCACCGACACCGACTCCCCCGACGCCCCGACGTCACCTGCGGGGACAGATTCGGGCCCGCCTGCGGCCAACGAAGCGCCCGATACCGAGACCGGTATCCCGTCCGACGCGGAAACCCCTCCCGCTGATCTCAGCACCTCACCTACGAGTGTCGAGGCCGCACCTGACACCGCCGGCTCGACTGCCGCGCCCGGTATCGACACCCCCACCGCAGCCGCCGATACCGATACCTCGCCGCCACGCGACGCCGCCACAACACCGGCCGATGCCGACATCACCACCTCACCCGCGAACCCTGACGCCACCCCCTCTCTCGCCAGTGACACGAGTCCGCACCCCGTCGAGACACACACCTCCACAGCGCAGGACGCCGCACCGAGCACTCCCGAACCAGAGAGCAGCCCGCCGAGCACCACGGCTCCGGTACCGCCGACGCCGGACCCCGACACCGGCCCTGAGCCGACTCGGTCACCTGCCCCGGACGCCACCTCGCTCACTGCTGACACTCCATCAGACGCGACCCCGGCCACTGCCCCGATCTCGCCGGCCGATCCGACCCCCGCGTCACCGGTCACCCCGGATAACGCGGCCGCCCCACCGCCGACCCCGGCACCCGTCACCACCGGATCTCCGGAACCGCCGAGCACCTCGACCAGCCCGCCACCGGCCCCACCGCCGTCTTCCGCGCCGACGGACATCGCAGCCGCCCACCCTGTCTCCATCCCGACAGGCGACGCCGCTGCCAACTCCACACCGACCACGTCCAGCGCTCCGTCATCCCCGGCGTCGGTGGACACAACAACAGCCGCCACTTCGTCCCCGGTCACGACCTCCCCGAGCCCACCAACGACGAGCACACCGGCATCCACGAATCCCTCCACCGGCTTCAGCACAGCGCCTCCGGTCGCGCCATCACCGGCCCCTGCGCACCAGCGCACAGCCGCACCGACCGATACCGCGCTCACCCCCGCCTCAGCGAGCAATCGACCAACCCCGAGCGGGTCCACCCAGCGCGAAACCACCACGGATACAACGCCTACCGCAGCGGCGCGCATCCAATCCGGGCCAGAGCAGCCCGCTGACCAGCAAACACCACCTGCGGCGCCGGGCACGCCCACATCCCGGACACCGGTGGACGCGACGCCGGCGACTACGCCGTCCCCGGTCACGAACTCCTCGATCCCGTCCCCGCCGGGCAGACCGCAGTCCACACCCCATGCCCTCGGCGTGACACCACCGGTGAGCTCTCCGACCGGCCCACCGTCGCTTCCGGCACCGGGCACGTCCCCGACTCCACCCCCTTCACCCGCCCCGTTCGGGCCCGCGAACACCGAGCCGGGCCCACCCGCGGCAACGAGCCCGGATCCGACGCGAGCATTCCGCGAATCGCTCCGCGACCTCCCCGCGCACGACGGCCGCAACCCGGCGATCGACGTGAATCGGAACCCGTGGTCGCAGCGCCCGCCCGCCTACCGCATCCGACGTTTCGACATGGGTGGCGGACAGTGGATCACCGTCGCCGATATCGACGCGCACATCACCGACGCCCACCTCCTCTCGCCCGCAGCGCTCCAGCACGCGATGGAGCGCGTCCAGTCCACCGTCGATGCGGTCTTCAACAACGGCAGCCGGCTGCTCAGCGGAGACCAGCTCCTGATCGACATACGCTTCACCGCCGACACGGACACCCCGGGCCTCGGCCTGAGCGCCGACCGGCTGGCCGGCACCATCACCAATACCCTTCGCGAGCATCTGGGACTGTTCCCCGCTGATGCGTATTCCCCGCTCAGCGCGCTCGAACTGCGCGAGATCAGCAACGACATCGCCCGCGCCAACACCGACAGCCCCGTCAGCAACCCGAGCGATACCCGGGTCGTCGACCACCACCGGCTCGACAATGTCGAATCCCCCGACTTTCAGCACGATGTCGAGGACTCGCTCCGGAACGGCAACGGCTTCGACCGTTTCGCGGACCCGCGTACCCATCCGTACGGGCAGTTGGTCAACGACGGCGGACCGGAGGTCACCGGCAGGAGCAACAACTGCCTCGACTGTGCGCTCTCCGCCCTGTCGTCCTTCCATGGTGTTCCGCAGGTTTCGGCGCCGCGCTGGGCGGACATCATTCATGCCGACCCGCACAACCCGAACTACGCCGAGGTCGACCGCCGATCGGGCGAACGGGGTGGGCTGGAACGGGCTTCGACCTGGCTCGGCGGCCCCTGGCTGTCCTACAGTGGCATGCCGGTGCCTGCCCAGTTCGACGCGCTGCACCACTACGTCGATGGTCTCGGTCCGGGTTCTGCCGCGCTCGTCACCAGCTGGTTTCCCGCGCTGGACGCGAACGGCGACGTCGTGCTCGACTCGAACGGATCGCCCGAGATCATCAGCGGCCACGCCACAGTCGTCGTCTACCCGGCAGGCGCCGACGGGCCGGTGTGGTGGGATCCACAGCACGGTCTCACCACGGACGCCCCACCCGGATATCTCGTGGACGACGCGGTCGCGATGGAGTGCATACCGATCGACTCAAACGGAGGAACGTCCGATGCCGGAGCCGGTACCGACACGGGAACAGGCCACGCAACTGATGCGCCAGGTCTACGGCCCCGACCGGAGATTCTCGATTCTGGAGAGCCGGCAGGGCTGGGTCTGTCAGGAGATCCTGCCTCGGGACGAGGTGCGCCGATCGGGGGTGGGCCTGGGCAGCGTGGTGATCAACAAGCACACGGGAGTGATCACCTCGCACAGCAGCCTGCCGGTCAGAATGACAGGGGAGATGTTCGACACGGCGATCGAAGCGGGCAACCCGGCACCGGGTTTCCAGGTCTATCCGAAACAGCACCGCATTCACCTGACCCAGCTGGCCGAGACCGAGAACACGATCGAGTACCAGGTACGTCAGACCGACCTCGACAACCCGCAGAACCCGGAGCTGACTCGACGAGTGCAGATCACCAAGCAACCGATCCGGCATCAGCCCAGCGACCGCCTCGCAGCGGAAGCGACCTCATGGGCCTACGACCAGGCCCGTCGGACGGGGACCTGGCCGCGGGAAGGGACCTTCGAGCGGTAGCCGCGCCGGTTACGCAGCACGATCTGCGGAACGCGGGGCAAGCACGCCGCGCCAGGGAACAGCTGCGCTCCGGCGGCCCGGCATCCGATACCGCCACAACCCTGGCCGATCCGCTGACCGGCCGGGCCCTTCCCGCCCACCGAAGCACCGAATTCGGCCAGCCCGTCCTCGTCGTCGGCATGAACGTCCACGTGACCGGCAACAACCCCGTCGATGTGCGGCAGCTGCACGATCGCGCCCAGCTCACGACGGACCTCGCCTTCAACCGCGGCCATCGTCTTCCCGACGGGGCCTGGCTGATGGTCGACCTCGTTCCCGTCACCGACCCCGCGGCCGCCGACCTGCACCTGAACAGCGATTCTCCGAGAACCGATCCCGCCGCGATCGAAACGTCGCTCCGTGCACAGCTCGGTCTCGGCCCCGCCGAGGGCCAGGGGCTCTCGACGACCGATCTGGCTCGACTGGGCCGACAAGTCGGGAGCACCCCGATGGAATCACCGGGCACGGCGGACCGCTCGGCGCAGACCACGCCCGCCTTCGATCCCCGACGCGCACCCGAGACGGACCGTCCCGCCCCAGCACCCGCTCCGCCGATGAGCGCCGTTCCACCTGCGCCCCCGGCGGACCGCACGCCGGAATCCGACTGGGGCAGACCGAACCCGCGCCGACGTTCCGAGCCCAGCCGGTGGCGGCGGTGGTTCGGCTTCGGCGAACGACGGCCCCGGCCCCGGCCCGTCATCGTGCTCCAGCAGGACCTGCCGCGGCCACCGACCGCGCCGAGGCCCGAATCGCGACGGGCCGTCATCGAGCCGGAGCGCCCATCCGAGGATGCGATCGATGGCACGCCGTTCCGCGCGTCACCGCCCTTCGAGGGGCGACGGATGAACTCCGCGTTCCACGGTGAGAACGAGCCGGGCAACCCGATCTGGACATCCCCACCGAGCGCGGTGCGCTATCTCGATGCCGAGGAGCGGTCGAGATTGCGTCTCACAGTCCGGAACGGGCTGCTCGTCGATGTCGACGGCAATCCATTCGACACTCGCGCGGGTAGCACCCACTGGGGCGGTCAGGGACGCGCGATCTTCGTCATGGACCTGGACGGTAATCTCTACGCATCGAATACCCACGGCCGCGGCCTGTTCCACCATTCCAGCTTTCTGGCCGGTGGTGCCGTCGCGGCCGCCGGCGAACTCCGGGTCGTCGACGGGCGCTTACACCTGCTGACCGATTCGAGCGGGCACTACCGCCCGGAACGCGGTCACACACTGCAGGCGATCAGCAGGCTCCGCGCGCTCGGCATCGACATGGGGGCCGTGGCGATCGAATTCGAGGCACCCCGTTGA
- a CDS encoding WXG100 family type VII secretion target, whose protein sequence is MSTVRIDPRALRATQPSFDTAAATITTAANQLTAALAAEGECWGNDRTGQAFAQNYTSGVEQGKTSVANLATTMTRLGATLVTIADQVTAQEDAAAAGLDQSTGR, encoded by the coding sequence GTGAGCACCGTCCGCATAGACCCCCGAGCCCTCCGGGCCACCCAGCCGTCCTTCGACACCGCCGCCGCCACGATCACCACCGCCGCGAACCAGCTCACCGCGGCACTGGCCGCCGAGGGCGAATGCTGGGGCAACGACCGAACCGGCCAGGCCTTCGCCCAGAACTACACCTCCGGCGTCGAGCAGGGAAAGACCTCGGTCGCCAACCTCGCCACCACCATGACCCGGCTCGGCGCCACCCTCGTCACCATCGCCGACCAGGTGACCGCCCAGGAAGACGCCGCCGCCGCCGGCCTGGACCAGTCCACGGGCCGCTGA
- a CDS encoding YbaB/EbfC family nucleoid-associated protein, whose product MAEELPGAARAGNDALRAQVESMLESYEQQRSALVAAQQRAAEPVTVWSPDNLVRVTATVAGVLEVHLQPEAFKRSTSATLGPVITATLREAAGRAAAKQAEALAPFTDLPLPDLPDLIPGAPATKDVLAQLDSSTAEAATTPASDSIEDEDDYFRNRGYLR is encoded by the coding sequence ATGGCCGAGGAATTGCCCGGTGCGGCCCGGGCGGGCAACGACGCGCTGCGCGCACAGGTCGAGTCGATGCTCGAGTCCTACGAGCAGCAGCGGTCGGCGCTGGTCGCCGCGCAGCAGCGCGCGGCCGAGCCGGTCACGGTGTGGTCGCCGGACAATCTGGTGCGCGTCACCGCGACCGTCGCCGGGGTGCTCGAGGTGCACCTCCAGCCCGAAGCTTTCAAGCGATCCACCTCCGCGACCCTCGGCCCGGTGATCACGGCCACGCTGCGGGAAGCGGCGGGCCGCGCGGCTGCCAAGCAGGCCGAGGCCCTTGCGCCGTTCACCGACCTGCCCCTCCCCGACCTCCCCGACCTCATCCCCGGCGCTCCGGCAACAAAAGATGTTCTCGCACAACTCGATTCGTCGACCGCCGAAGCTGCCACGACGCCCGCCTCCGACTCGATCGAGGACGAGGACGACTACTTCCGCAACCGGGGCTACCTCCGGTGA
- a CDS encoding ESX secretion-associated protein EspG — MSDRWTLSPHAFALALEAHGRDRLPYPLTFRPEFAESLAVHSERRQVAVEEIQRVYDPGLHAAFGVLLEPRVRVEIEGLHGPAQSAVVRIYAGIAGDLGALAVQAPGADRDRGGPITIHALPPAALAERIVAHLPPAPGGRTPRFEGRRGDLDAPVYGRHPTRLSPTEQVQRFFRRPRIGTGEITVYPGYQLDARPTSDGRAFLWLDYPDDGRYLLQHHADGDDLTVIPGPPDELRLRIANHIGLFTRRPVGSR; from the coding sequence GTGAGCGACCGCTGGACGCTGAGCCCGCACGCCTTCGCTCTCGCGCTGGAGGCCCACGGCCGCGACCGCCTGCCCTACCCGCTGACCTTCCGCCCCGAGTTCGCCGAATCGCTCGCGGTGCACAGCGAGCGCAGGCAGGTCGCGGTCGAGGAGATCCAGCGGGTGTACGACCCCGGGCTGCACGCGGCCTTCGGGGTGTTGCTGGAGCCGCGGGTACGCGTCGAGATCGAGGGGCTGCACGGCCCGGCGCAGTCCGCGGTGGTGCGGATCTACGCGGGCATCGCCGGTGATCTCGGGGCGCTCGCCGTCCAGGCACCCGGCGCCGATCGCGATCGGGGCGGTCCGATCACCATCCACGCACTGCCACCCGCCGCGCTCGCCGAGCGGATCGTCGCCCACCTGCCACCCGCGCCCGGCGGCCGCACCCCGCGCTTCGAAGGCAGGCGCGGCGACCTGGACGCGCCCGTCTACGGCAGGCACCCCACCCGGCTCTCCCCGACCGAACAGGTGCAGCGCTTCTTCCGCCGCCCCCGGATCGGCACCGGCGAGATCACCGTCTACCCCGGGTATCAGCTCGATGCCCGCCCCACCTCCGACGGCAGAGCCTTCCTGTGGCTCGACTACCCGGACGACGGCCGCTACCTGCTGCAACACCACGCCGACGGCGACGACCTCACCGTCATCCCGGGGCCGCCGGACGAGCTTCGCCTGCGCATCGCCAACCACATCGGCCTGTTCACCCGCCGCCCGGTCGGCAGCCGGTAG
- a CDS encoding PPE domain-containing protein, producing MGLSDIGEFLGHVGTLGTFKIVDNYARSRDADNDRATLDEQGKQTWQGDRDIIGGEWSRLRDGTAVAMAKEAVTAPEAFSTWSHRQIWQALNGSGGEPGVSAGEVNAGADGWRRLTDGTRTAVENYRSAMERVLAEKWSGASGNAAIEGIKGYAAEAANLPTAFQMVANGIDYMEGLLGQAKIAIPQPEEVSGFDEFVSHIPGNGVIKAAKHRATEAEADAQLFMIGTYQPGSATVDRQTPILPVPHNTVGDSGGAPGGTPAPGVDTGGNTPDTTGSPSSTDPQNTPTESPVSPQETPTDTGTTESDPTGTSEDTENTSPTSTDPTSTNPASTVPASTVPTSTTDRPTTSVDPRTGTPSPTTNTGAPTTTSSPDPGRSVPGSPTATGTATTPATRNAATTAAGRGANGMPGMMGAGRGANGGDDESEHKIPDYLVRDREHELIGQLPPTLPPGGVIGG from the coding sequence ATGGGGCTCAGCGATATCGGCGAATTCCTCGGCCACGTCGGCACCCTCGGCACCTTCAAGATCGTGGACAACTACGCCCGATCCCGCGACGCGGACAACGACCGCGCCACCCTCGACGAGCAGGGCAAGCAGACCTGGCAGGGCGACCGCGACATCATCGGCGGCGAATGGTCCCGGCTGCGGGACGGCACCGCGGTGGCGATGGCGAAGGAGGCCGTCACCGCGCCGGAAGCATTCAGCACCTGGTCGCACCGGCAGATCTGGCAGGCCCTGAACGGCAGCGGAGGCGAGCCGGGCGTGAGCGCGGGCGAGGTGAACGCCGGGGCCGACGGCTGGCGCCGGCTCACCGATGGCACCCGCACCGCGGTGGAGAACTACCGGTCCGCGATGGAGCGGGTCCTGGCCGAGAAGTGGTCGGGCGCCTCCGGGAACGCGGCGATCGAGGGAATCAAGGGCTACGCCGCCGAGGCGGCGAATCTGCCCACCGCGTTCCAGATGGTCGCCAATGGCATCGATTACATGGAGGGGCTGCTCGGACAGGCGAAGATCGCCATTCCCCAGCCCGAAGAGGTCTCGGGTTTCGACGAATTCGTCAGCCACATCCCCGGCAACGGGGTGATCAAAGCGGCCAAACATCGCGCCACCGAGGCGGAGGCCGACGCTCAGCTCTTCATGATCGGCACCTACCAGCCCGGGTCGGCCACCGTGGATCGCCAGACCCCGATCCTCCCGGTGCCGCACAACACCGTGGGCGACTCCGGCGGCGCACCGGGCGGCACCCCGGCCCCCGGTGTCGACACCGGCGGAAACACGCCGGACACGACTGGTTCGCCGAGCTCCACCGACCCACAGAACACCCCGACGGAGTCGCCGGTGAGTCCCCAGGAGACCCCGACGGACACCGGCACCACCGAGTCGGACCCCACCGGCACCTCCGAAGACACCGAGAACACCTCGCCCACCAGCACCGATCCGACCAGCACCAACCCAGCGAGCACCGTCCCCGCGAGTACCGTCCCCACCTCCACCACCGACCGGCCGACCACCTCGGTCGACCCGAGGACCGGCACCCCGAGCCCCACCACCAACACCGGCGCGCCGACCACGACCAGCTCCCCCGACCCGGGCCGCAGCGTGCCCGGCTCGCCGACCGCGACCGGCACCGCCACAACCCCGGCCACCAGGAACGCCGCCACCACCGCCGCCGGCCGCGGCGCCAACGGCATGCCCGGCATGATGGGCGCGGGCCGCGGCGCCAACGGCGGTGACGACGAGAGCGAACACAAGATCCCCGACTACCTCGTGCGGGACCGCGAGCACGAACTCATCGGGCAGCTCCCGCCGACGCTGCCACCGGGCGGAGTGATCGGCGGGTGA
- a CDS encoding DUF3558 domain-containing protein, which produces MLRAVAGGVAGVALLAGCVDSPGSAGPTTTVRDPDKIEVFNPCRGALSDEVLRQVGLDPATKLITTDPPTGISAWRICDWAPTDDRYGSGRRMIGVGSTSHTLEEARTKKSVTVIRDTTVNARPGLVSKEQNTPDICYVSFEAQQGLFEVTASWLSTEGPRTGDLCTMAEKYAAALEPHLPE; this is translated from the coding sequence GTGCTGCGGGCCGTGGCCGGTGGGGTGGCCGGAGTCGCGCTGCTCGCGGGGTGTGTGGATTCGCCGGGGTCGGCCGGGCCGACGACGACGGTGCGGGATCCGGACAAGATCGAGGTCTTCAACCCGTGCCGGGGGGCGCTGTCGGACGAGGTGCTGCGGCAGGTCGGACTCGATCCAGCGACGAAGTTGATCACAACGGACCCGCCGACGGGCATCTCGGCATGGCGGATCTGCGATTGGGCGCCGACCGACGATCGCTACGGCTCGGGCCGCCGGATGATCGGTGTCGGCTCGACGAGCCACACACTCGAGGAAGCCCGCACCAAGAAGTCGGTGACCGTCATCCGGGATACGACGGTGAACGCACGCCCCGGATTGGTTTCGAAGGAACAGAACACTCCGGACATCTGCTACGTCTCGTTCGAAGCCCAGCAGGGCCTGTTCGAGGTAACGGCCTCATGGCTGAGCACAGAGGGTCCCAGGACCGGCGATCTGTGCACGATGGCCGAGAAGTACGCGGCGGCCCTCGAGCCGCATCTACCCGAGTAG
- the rpsH gene encoding 30S ribosomal protein S8, protein MTMTDPIADFLTRLRNANSAYHDQVKAPHSKLKANIAEILKREGYISDFRTEDATVGKTLIVDLKYGPSRERSLAGVRRVSKPGLRVYAKSTNLPKVLGGLGVAIISTSSGLLTDRQAAQQRVGGEVLAYVW, encoded by the coding sequence ATGACCATGACCGATCCGATCGCAGACTTTCTGACCCGTCTGCGCAACGCCAACTCGGCGTACCACGATCAGGTGAAGGCTCCGCACTCGAAGCTCAAGGCGAACATCGCCGAGATCCTCAAGCGCGAGGGCTACATCTCCGACTTCCGCACCGAGGACGCGACGGTGGGCAAGACCCTGATCGTCGACCTCAAGTACGGGCCCTCCCGCGAGCGCAGCCTCGCCGGGGTGCGCCGGGTGTCCAAGCCCGGTCTGCGCGTGTACGCGAAATCCACCAACCTGCCCAAGGTGCTCGGCGGCCTCGGCGTGGCGATCATCTCCACGTCCTCCGGCCTGCTGACGGACCGGCAAGCGGCACAGCAGCGCGTGGGCGGCGAAGTCCTCGCCTACGTCTGGTAA
- the rplF gene encoding 50S ribosomal protein L6 codes for MSRIGKKPIAIPAGVDITVDGQVVSVKGPKGTLSHTVAEPITVTRGEDGQLEIGRPDDERRNRSLHGLTRTLISNMVVGVTQGYEKKLEIFGVGYRVAAKGSNLEFALGYSHPVPVEAPEGITFAVETPTKFSVSGIDKQKVGQISAVIHGLRKPDPYKGKGIRYAGEVVRRKVGKTGK; via the coding sequence ATGTCGCGTATCGGCAAGAAGCCCATCGCAATCCCCGCCGGGGTCGATATCACCGTCGACGGCCAGGTCGTCTCGGTGAAGGGGCCCAAGGGCACCCTGTCGCACACCGTGGCCGAGCCCATCACCGTCACTCGTGGTGAGGACGGCCAGCTCGAGATCGGCCGCCCGGACGACGAGCGGCGCAACCGCTCGCTGCACGGCCTCACCCGCACGCTGATCTCGAACATGGTCGTCGGCGTGACCCAGGGGTACGAGAAGAAGCTGGAGATCTTCGGCGTCGGTTACCGCGTGGCGGCGAAGGGCTCGAACCTCGAGTTCGCCCTCGGCTACAGCCACCCGGTTCCGGTCGAGGCCCCGGAGGGCATCACCTTCGCGGTGGAGACGCCGACGAAGTTCTCGGTGTCCGGAATCGACAAGCAGAAGGTCGGCCAGATCTCGGCGGTCATCCACGGTCTGCGCAAGCCCGACCCGTACAAGGGCAAGGGCATCCGCTACGCCGGCGAGGTCGTGCGCCGCAAGGTCGGAAAGACGGGTAAGTGA
- the rplR gene encoding 50S ribosomal protein L18 yields MAKTSASQEKKQAKRIPLGKDASTRRRLSKTRRHFRLRKKLAGTTERPRLIVHRSARHLHVQLVDDSSGKTIASASTIEADVRGLDGDKTAKGVKVGQLIAERAKAAGVDAVVFDRGGHDYHGRIAALADAAREGGLKF; encoded by the coding sequence ATGGCTAAGACCAGTGCAAGCCAGGAGAAGAAGCAGGCCAAGCGGATTCCGCTGGGCAAGGACGCCTCCACCCGGCGTCGTCTCTCGAAGACCCGCCGCCACTTCCGGCTGCGCAAGAAGCTCGCGGGCACCACGGAGCGCCCGCGCCTGATCGTGCACCGCTCCGCGCGGCACCTGCACGTGCAGCTGGTGGACGACTCGAGCGGCAAGACCATCGCGTCGGCCTCGACCATCGAGGCGGACGTGCGCGGCCTGGACGGCGACAAGACCGCCAAGGGCGTGAAGGTCGGTCAGCTGATCGCGGAGCGCGCGAAGGCAGCCGGCGTCGACGCCGTGGTCTTCGACCGTGGCGGCCACGACTACCACGGCCGGATCGCCGCGCTCGCGGATGCCGCTCGTGAAGGCGGGTTGAAATTCTGA